A segment of the Acidobacteriota bacterium genome:
CGCCGGCAGCACCGTCTTGGCCCCGGTGCCGGTGAAGCCGCTCAGCAGCCCGTTGATCTCGAAGGTGGGGCGCGCCGAGGCGCGTTCGAGAGTGGTGTAGCCCGATTCCCCAAAGAGCTTCGGCGCGCCAAGGCCCTTCATGTAGGCCCGATCGTTGAACGGCAGCTTCTTGTACTCCGCCCGCTCCTCCTCGGTGAGGTCGACGACGTCGTCGTAGAAACCGGGGATCTTGATGCGACCGCCGCGGTCCTTCATCTGCGCGAGAATCTGCGCCAGCACGATGGCAGGATTGGCCACGGCCCCGCCGAACTGACCCGAGTGCAGGTCGGTGTTCGTTCCGGTGACGTCGATCTGGAAGTACGCGAGTCCGCGCAGACCGTAGCAGATGGAGGGCACACCCCGATCGAACATCGAGGTGTCCGAGATCACCACCACGTCGGCCGTCAGCCGATCCCTGTTGGCCTCGACGAAGTCGTCGAGGTTCCGACTGCCAACCTCTTCCTCGCCCTCGATGACGACCTTGATGTTGACGGGAAGGCGCCCCGTCTGCTTCAGGTGCGCCTCGAGGGCCTTGAAGTGCATGAACACCTGGCCCTTGTCGTCGGCCGCGCCGCGGGCGTAGATCTCGCCGTCGCGCACGGTGGCCTCGAAGGGGGGCGACTGCCACAGGTCGAGCGGATCGACCGGCTGCACGTCGTAGTGGCCGTAGAAGAGGATGGTCGGCGCGCCAGGGGCCCCGAGCCAGTCGGCGTAGACGATGGGATTGCCGGGCGTCTCCAGCAACTCGACGTTCTGCAGGCCGATCTGGGTCAGGTGCGCGGCGCACCACTCCGCGCAACGGCGGACGTCGGCGGCGTGTTCGGGCAGCGCGCTGATGCTCGGAATGGCGAGCAGGTGCTTGAGCTCGTCGACGTAGTGGTCGCGGTGTGTGTTGATGAAGTCGAGAACGGCGCTGTTCATGAATCGTCCTTTCTGCAGGGCATGGCTGGTGGAGCCAGGGACCGACCCGCGGTGTCACCCGGGCGATGGCGGACCCGACGGCGACGGTCGTTCGATCGGCAGGTCGAGCCGGTCGCCCCACTCTCTCCATGAACCGAGGTAGTTCCGGACCCGGGGATAGCCGAGCAGCCGGAGGGCGAGATACGAGTGTGCCGCGCGGTAGCCCCCCTGGCAGTACGTGATGACCTCGCGGTCGGGCGTGACGCCCGCCGCCTCGTAGATCGCGCGCAGCTCCGCGGCAGGCCTGAAGGTCCCGTCATGGCCAAGGTTTCGAGTCCACTCGACGTGCACCGCGCCGGGAATCGCGCCGCCACGCGCGGCCCGAACGAGCGTCCCCCGGTGCTCGTCGTCGCTTCGCGTGTCGACGATGACGACATCGCGCTGGCCGAGCCGCTCGTGGACGTCGCTCCAGGTCGCGAGCCGCTCGCGGGCGTCGTTGCCCGTCCATTCCGTCGGCACCGGCAGGTCGGCGCCCGTCACCACCGGCAGGCCCGCTGCGCGCCACGCCGTGAACCCGCCGTCGAGGACCCGCACGCGAGAATGCTGGAAGTATTCGAGGAACCAGAAGGCGCGCGCGGCCCGCACGCCCGTGGTGTCGTCGTAGACCACGACGGGGTCGTCGCCGACGCCCCGCTCGGCGAGCACGTGCTCGATCATGCGCAGGAACGCGCGCAGGGGGGCCGGCTCGGTATCGGTGAGGCTGAACGCCCAGAGGTCGAGGTGCCCCGCCCCGGGAATGTGCCCGTTGGCGAACGCCTCGCCGGCACGCAGGTCGAGCACCCGCAGGCGGCCGCCGGCCGACCACTCGTCGTGCAGACGAGCGGGCGTCACCAGGAGGTGGGCGTTCGGAAACGCGGCGGGTGGCGCACTCACCCCGCTATTCTACCCGCGACCCGGAGGTCCGCACCGGCACGACGTCCCACCCGGCGAGTCGGTGCCGCCGCCTCGGCCATCGTCAGACCAGGATCCATCGGTCGCCTCCTGCCGCAGGCTCGAGGCGAGCACGACCCTCCTCTTCGAGCTTCACGAGGTGCGCGCGCACGTTCTCGGCTGCGGCGCCCAGCAGACTGCGCTCGGTTGACGGATACAGACGCGCCACGATGTCGCCGACGGCATCCGCCCCGGCCGCGAGGGCCTCGATGATTTGCCGCTCGCGCGCCAGCCGGTGGCCGATGTACCCGCGAAGCAGCGCTGCCGGGTTGTCGATGGGCGCACCGTGGCCGGGAAAGATGCGACGCGGTCCCAGCTCGAGCACGCGGCGCAGCGAGGCCAGGTACTGCGACATGCTGCCGCCGAGATCGACCGGGATGACCACCGTGCTGCCGTTGATGACGAGGTCGCCGCTGAAGAGGATGCCCGAGTCCGGCTCGAAGAAGCACACATGATCGGGCGCGTGGCCCGGCGTGTGGAGCACCCAGAGCGACACGTCACCAGCCACGACGAGCTGGTCGTCGGCAAGCGCCTGCCACGCCACGGCGAACCGCTGGTCGCGGTCGGGCCAGGGACGCTTGGCGAAGCTCGCTCCAGGCCACCGCGCGGCCAGGGGCGGGGCGCCTCCGGCGTGGTCGGGATGCGCATGGGTCACGAGCACCTGGGCGAGAGTGTCGGGCGACGAGGTCGTGGCCTCGAGAGCGGCTGCCAGGTCGTCGAGGTGACGTGGCTCGCCCGAACCGGCGTCGACGAGGGTGGGACCCGCGCCCGGCAGGAGATAGGTCCACGAGCCCGTCCCGGTCCAGGGCCCGGGGTTGTGAGCGGCGATCGGCACGACGCGCATCCGGCTTCCTCGATCGGGCAGCCGAAGCTCCCCCCTGAGGAAGGAGCTTGGGATCCCGGTGAGCTTACTGAGGGAGAACGTTCAAAAGGCGTGCAATGTGACCGTCAGGCGGGTCGTTCTCGCTGAGGTCGTCTTGGGTCGAACGAGCGAGCGGTCGCCGCAGGTCCGACTTGAAGGGAAATAATTCCAGGTGGTCCGGAATCCCGAGACAGATTATGTGAAAACGTTCACAAGGTTGTCAAGTACCAGAACGGAGGTTCGGAAAATTCGGCCAGTGGTCCGGGAATTCCTCACTAAATCCGACGTTCGACGCCAGGAAAATCGCGCCAGACGGGGACCCCGCAGAAGTGCGTGCCTTCCGTGCACCGGGGCGAGACGAGCCCGTTGCGAACCACGCAGGGGGGGCCGAGATGGCGCCCAAGTCGGGGGTGCACCTCGGCGAGTTGTCGGATCTCGTCCATCGACGCCGCGTAGATCTCCTCCTGAGCGTTGAAGCAGGTCCGCAGCGTCCACTTGTGGACGAGGGCGATGAGTGGCCCCGACTCGAGGAACCGAACCGTCCGGGCATTGGGCAGGACGTACTGCGCGAACTCGACGGGCACGCCGAGGGCGAGCAGGCGGTTCTTGGCGTCCCAGGCACGGCCCATGGCGCGACGGTATTCGGCCGACGCGGCGGGGTTGGCCGCAATCAGCCTCGGCGTGACGTAGTCCGGCGTGGTCGTGTCGACGCACGTGATGAGCGGCCGCGAGGCCGGCACGAGCCGGTGGCGCTGGTCCTGCGAGTCGGCGGTATGGCTCAGCCGCTTGGCGAACGTGTAGCTCGGGTGGTGCAGCGCGCGCATCAGTGGCGAGTGGTACGACACGTTCAGGCTGTCGAGCCGGTAGCGGTTTCGCGCCGGGTTCAGCACGCGGTCGATGGCCTCGTCGTCGTCGAGATCTTCGTCGGCGAGGCCGAACACGCTCCTCACCGCGTCGGCTACGAGGCGCTCGGCCCGGGGCGACCAGTCGACGAGCTTCGACACAAACGGTCCGAGCCGGCGGTCGAAGTCTTCGACCACGGCATCGGCGCCCGCGCGGGCCCGGGGGAACCCGCCTTCGGGCAGGTCATCGCCGGCGAGCGGGGTGACGTCGAGCCGACCAATGAAGTCCGGGTCGTGCGCGCGCACGGCGTCGACCATCGCGCCGACGATCTCGCGCGTCTCGTGCGGCGCATCACCCGACTGGGCCATCCGCCACAGTCGGTACAGCGTGATGCCGGAGATGGTGTGGACCATCGCCGTGAACGCCGCAATCGGGATCACGTACCTGGCGGTCTCGATGGCCTTCTTCTCGGCCTCGCGCTCGACCTTTCTGACGCGCTCCCGGTGCGCGCCCGGCGTGAGGTAGCGCAGCTCTTTCAGGATCGCGAACGTGTCGTCCCTGAGCAGGTCGGACAGGCGTCGATACGACGCCCACGCGTCGAGCACCGCCTGTTCGTAGACGTCGCGTGCCTCGCCGTCGATGGGCGGGACCCACGCCCGAGCGTCGTGCAGCGCGACGTACCGTTGGCTCTGTTGCTCGGAGTTGTAGAACGGATGGCTGTGGAGGAAGCTCCACACGAACTGTCGCGAGACGTTCTCGAGGCCGAACTCGAAGTGCGCGTGCTGGTAGACGGTATGGTGGCCGCCGTCGTACGTCAGGCGGCCGATGCTGTCGCGCTGTCGTTCGGTGATCTCGCCCGGCAGGATCACGCGAGGCGAGTAGCACGTCCGCGCGGCGGCGATGGCGCCGTCGAACGGCACGCCCGGGGCGTTCCGCAGGGTCACGACCGGCCGGCCGGTCGTGAGCGTGTGGCTCGTCGCCTTCACTGGCGGCCTCTCGTCACTCGCGGGCCTCGCGCGCCCAGTAGCGCCCGTACTCCTCGAGGAAGGTGAGCGACTCGAACGACGTCATGCGATCGAAGAAGAGGACGCCATCGAGATGGTCGGTCTCGTGCTGGACGACGCGCGCCGGGAAGCCATGCAAGGCCATCTCGATCGGCTTCCCGCGCCGGTCGAGTGCGCGCACGACGACGTCGCGCCAGCGGGGCACGCGCCCCCGGATCTCGGGGATGCTGAGGCAGCCCTCCCAGTCATCGACGCGGGTCTCGCCGGCGGGCTCGATCTCGGGGTTGACGAACGGCACGATTCGCATGTCGCCGTCGTCGGTATCGATCCCCGCCACGAACAACCGCACGCTCTCGTGCACCTGCGGGCCGGCGAGGCCGATGCCCTCGTACTCCTGCATCGTCTCGATCATGTCGTCGATCAGTTTCTGGAATGCGGCGCTGCGCACTTCGGTGGGATCAACGGCCCGGGCGCGCTGCCGCAGCACCGGGTGACCCATGCGCGCGACCTTCAGAATCGACATGATCCGCCATTATACTGCGGGTATCGCAGCCACCGACGGCCGGTCGGCCAAGACGATGACGCTCGAGATCCCTAACGCCGTGTACCGGTTCTGCCCTGCGTGCGGCGGGCCCCTCGCCGTACGGTCGCTCAAGGCGGGCGATCCGGATCGCCTCGTCTGCGGCCGATGCGGCTTCGTCTTCTACCTCGATCCGAAGGTCGCCGTGGGTGCGATCATTCGCAACGAAGAGGGGCGCGTGGTGCTGGTCCGTCGGGCCATCGAGCCGGGCTACGGGCTGTGGACGTTCCCGGGCGGCTACGTCGATCGTGGCGAACCGCTCGAGACGGCGGCCCGGCGCGAGGCCCTAGAGGAATGCGGCCTCGTGATTCGCCTCGACGGCCTCGTCAACGTCTACTCGTACGCGGGTCGCGCGCCCATCATCGTCGTCTACGCGGCCACCGCGACTGCGGGTGTGCTCGCCCCGGACGAGGAGGGGCTCGAGGCCCGGTACTTCGAACCGTCGCGTCTGCCCTGGGACGACCTGGCGTTTCGCAGCGTGCGCGACGCGTTCACCGACTACCTCGCCGGCCACCTCTACCCGCCTGGGATTCGATGAGCGATGGGCTGCGGCTCTCCCGGGATCGGGAGCGGCCGCTCGAACGGAGTATGATCTGGCGGCCACGCCGGTGCCGATGTGCTCCGTGCGCGTCACGGGAGACCTGACGCCAGCCCGGCCTCGCCAACCATGGAAGACCTCGAGAAGTCGCTCGCGGGCGTCACGATGGCGCCGTACATCGTCAAGGCGATGGCGCTCATCGGCGTCCGACGCCGGGGCGGGAGCAACATGTTCCGGCATCAGATCGGGACGCTGGGCATCCTGCTCGACTACAAGATCACCGACCCCGTGCTCCTGAAGGCGGCGGTGATTCACGACCTGTTCGAGGACGCGCCGACCATGCCCGGCGTCACGAAGGACGAGATCACCCGGATCGACGCCGACGGACCGCTCGTCTACGACCTCGTGATGGAAGTCACGCTGCGAACCGTGGACGGGGTGCGCGAGCCAAAAGCCGACTACCTGCGGCGCGTCATGCTGAACGGCAGTCGACGGGCCCGCCTCCTCAAGCTCGCCGACCGCATCAGCAACATCACGGCCCTGGGCTTCGTGCACGACCTCGCCTTCGTGCGCCGGTACCTGTCGGAGACCGAAGAGTTCGTCATCCCCCACGCCGAGGCGGTCAACGCCGACATGTACCGGGAACTGTGCGACCTCGTCGCCTACCGTCGCCACATGCTGCGGCTACTCGCGCCGGACGCCCCGCCCGACAGGTGACCGGTAAAAGGGGACAC
Coding sequences within it:
- a CDS encoding MBL fold metallo-hydrolase, yielding MRVVPIAAHNPGPWTGTGSWTYLLPGAGPTLVDAGSGEPRHLDDLAAALEATTSSPDTLAQVLVTHAHPDHAGGAPPLAARWPGASFAKRPWPDRDQRFAVAWQALADDQLVVAGDVSLWVLHTPGHAPDHVCFFEPDSGILFSGDLVINGSTVVIPVDLGGSMSQYLASLRRVLELGPRRIFPGHGAPIDNPAALLRGYIGHRLARERQIIEALAAGADAVGDIVARLYPSTERSLLGAAAENVRAHLVKLEEEGRARLEPAAGGDRWILV
- a CDS encoding sulfurtransferase, producing the protein MSAPPAAFPNAHLLVTPARLHDEWSAGGRLRVLDLRAGEAFANGHIPGAGHLDLWAFSLTDTEPAPLRAFLRMIEHVLAERGVGDDPVVVYDDTTGVRAARAFWFLEYFQHSRVRVLDGGFTAWRAAGLPVVTGADLPVPTEWTGNDARERLATWSDVHERLGQRDVVIVDTRSDDEHRGTLVRAARGGAIPGAVHVEWTRNLGHDGTFRPAAELRAIYEAAGVTPDREVITYCQGGYRAAHSYLALRLLGYPRVRNYLGSWREWGDRLDLPIERPSPSGPPSPG
- the def gene encoding peptide deformylase translates to MSILKVARMGHPVLRQRARAVDPTEVRSAAFQKLIDDMIETMQEYEGIGLAGPQVHESVRLFVAGIDTDDGDMRIVPFVNPEIEPAGETRVDDWEGCLSIPEIRGRVPRWRDVVVRALDRRGKPIEMALHGFPARVVQHETDHLDGVLFFDRMTSFESLTFLEEYGRYWAREARE
- a CDS encoding FAD-dependent thymidylate synthase produces the protein MKATSHTLTTGRPVVTLRNAPGVPFDGAIAAARTCYSPRVILPGEITERQRDSIGRLTYDGGHHTVYQHAHFEFGLENVSRQFVWSFLHSHPFYNSEQQSQRYVALHDARAWVPPIDGEARDVYEQAVLDAWASYRRLSDLLRDDTFAILKELRYLTPGAHRERVRKVEREAEKKAIETARYVIPIAAFTAMVHTISGITLYRLWRMAQSGDAPHETREIVGAMVDAVRAHDPDFIGRLDVTPLAGDDLPEGGFPRARAGADAVVEDFDRRLGPFVSKLVDWSPRAERLVADAVRSVFGLADEDLDDDEAIDRVLNPARNRYRLDSLNVSYHSPLMRALHHPSYTFAKRLSHTADSQDQRHRLVPASRPLITCVDTTTPDYVTPRLIAANPAASAEYRRAMGRAWDAKNRLLALGVPVEFAQYVLPNARTVRFLESGPLIALVHKWTLRTCFNAQEEIYAASMDEIRQLAEVHPRLGRHLGPPCVVRNGLVSPRCTEGTHFCGVPVWRDFPGVERRI
- a CDS encoding dipeptidase; its protein translation is MNSAVLDFINTHRDHYVDELKHLLAIPSISALPEHAADVRRCAEWCAAHLTQIGLQNVELLETPGNPIVYADWLGAPGAPTILFYGHYDVQPVDPLDLWQSPPFEATVRDGEIYARGAADDKGQVFMHFKALEAHLKQTGRLPVNIKVVIEGEEEVGSRNLDDFVEANRDRLTADVVVISDTSMFDRGVPSICYGLRGLAYFQIDVTGTNTDLHSGQFGGAVANPAIVLAQILAQMKDRGGRIKIPGFYDDVVDLTEEERAEYKKLPFNDRAYMKGLGAPKLFGESGYTTLERASARPTFEINGLLSGFTGTGAKTVLPATAMAKVSMRLVPNQDPVKVADQFEAYLKKITPKTVKLSLTRMQGGKAWKTTLDNPYVQAAARAIEIGFGKAPVFTREGGSIPVVGTFQDVLGLPSVLFGVGLPDDRIHAPNEKLDLMNFHNGIIASACLYEEIAAVGR
- a CDS encoding NUDIX domain-containing protein: MPNAVYRFCPACGGPLAVRSLKAGDPDRLVCGRCGFVFYLDPKVAVGAIIRNEEGRVVLVRRAIEPGYGLWTFPGGYVDRGEPLETAARREALEECGLVIRLDGLVNVYSYAGRAPIIVVYAATATAGVLAPDEEGLEARYFEPSRLPWDDLAFRSVRDAFTDYLAGHLYPPGIR